The Rosa chinensis cultivar Old Blush chromosome 7, RchiOBHm-V2, whole genome shotgun sequence DNA segment ACCAACATAACTTTGGAGCATTATTATACTTTCGACCCAAACAGTGTGTCTTTGAGAGCTTTAATGCTGTCTGATCGTCTTCCGTGGAAAAGATGATAAGAAATGTTCTTTGCAGCTAAAGACGCGGTTGGTTCTTGCAGGAGCTGTCAATGGCCTTAACTTTCGTACCAAGCTTCCTTGTGCTATCTCAGCTCTCATAGTCCAAACTTTATTAATTGTTGAGAGTTCACACTAACTGGCTCTCTTAACTGTATACATTATTTCTTCCTCCTTGAAACTAGTACACTAAATTATTCATAATTTCTACAATGTGGAGTAATACCATGTGATTGCGAATCTGTTTCTTTATATGAATAATGACGGTTGATCATTCAGCTCCGTACCTTCATGCCGTATAACAGCTCTGCTCCTAACTAATTTCAATAATTCATTGTATATGTAACTAGTCTGAGTTAATGAGACTAGAAGGTAGTAGAAAGTCTTGTATCAAGCGATCTGACTACTTAATATAAAGATGTTACCTAAACATACGTACGTAAATCGGACAATCATACTTAAATTTACCCTATGTTTCCTGCTGAAAATGCTGAAACACCCTCACTTTAAACCTATTCAAGTGGCAGTGCAAGGTTAGTCGGacaaattaacttgttagtcAAGAAATTCCACCGAAGACGATCAGAGTAGCAGATGGAGAATCTAATCTGGACTTGTTAATTAATTAGATATTAATCGAGCAGCTTAACTTCATTGGCTTCTCGCCCAAGCCAGAGAGCCGGTCAGTCTTGCAGGCGGGCCGAAGCCAACTTGCTTTCCGCGGCTGCACCTCCATATGCCTCCTTCCTTGCCGTTTACTTTACATGAGGACTGAGGCGCCATGCATCAACTAGCTTTGAGCACCCACTTCTTATTTAAGCCCACGATCTATATATAGGATCCTTTGCCATTCATTCACTTCATTCCTTTCATATATTGCAGTGCAAAAGAAGCTAGCCAGCTAATCGACATATGATGATGCGTAGCATTGTGAAGAAGCTCTTGTTCTGTGGAGCAAAGGGGTTTCCCTCCATCTCTCACTCGGACGACTCTCGTGTAGTGCCTGTGCCACAAGCCGGTCATGTCCGTGTGTACGTTGGAAGAGATATTAACATGATGTGCAAGTTTGAGATAGAAGCCAATTACTTAAACCACCCACTATTCCGGAGTCTACTCCAGCTCTCCGCAGATCAAGAGTTCGGTTATTCCTACGATGGAGCTCTAAGAATAGCGTGCGACGTCGATCTCTTCCACTACATTCTTCATCTCCTCGATACCAGCAATCCCTCTGCCCATTATATGGAGCTTTCTGATCTCATTTCCAAGTTCTACAGCACTAGTGCTACTGTAACTACACTCGCTAAAACTGCCTGACATCATAAGCGTAAGGATATTTAGTATACTGGGGATTGATAATGTAGATAGTGATACTCATAgtaaatcttttatttcttttatactttcatcttcaaaaattgaagaaTAATTGTATACATCAAAGTTTTAGTGATACAAACATAACGCCAGCAACAAGTTGGTAAGTGAGCAAGAATGTGAGAGACTTGAACTGTTGTTTCCATTGGCCATTGATCGATGTTTGCCTGgaaaaatagaagagaaaaagagaattatttttataaattaaatttcaaatgtgaattatatatatccAACCAATTGTACGTACGTAGTTCATTGACTGATCAATGGTTCAACTAGTTAAGTTGATAATCATGCATGAAAGGTAAATTAGGTAATTCAAGTGATGAAGAAGTTGATGAAGCTTTTGTGGATGAAACCAAGGAGAATGAAATGGAGCATAATATtgtatttttagtttttattttaattttactaTAATAACTCtcttaattagataattttgattatgagctttTATTTGTATCTTATATATAGGTATTGTAGGCATTTTAAAATTTAGTGAAACTCTTGGCACCAGATTTTAGGTTAATTATCTTTGTGGTACGTAGTAAAGATTAGTCGATAAATCAAGCTAAAAAGTTGTCAGAGTAAActtttcaaaacataaattattTATAATTCATAAGTCATCACATCAAACGATAGACAGATATGCAACATAAAACAATAAAAGGATAAAATCAACTAGTTTTCCCTGTGCCATAATATATAATCTCTAACATCTCGATCAATCTTCTTGGTCAAAAACTTTATTCAAATTTTATCAGGCTAAAGAGTAATTGTTTCTTGAAGGAGGTTGGCTGAGCACCATAAGATTTGACAACTCCAAATTCGAAAGTCATATGTTGTTTAAAGCAAAATTCTAAGAATCTTGCCTACTGCAAATTTCGGTAGCAATAGTTTAGTATTTAAATTTCGTAACGCATTCAAAGAAACAAAGAGGGGAAATGAATCCCTTAGGTTACATGTGTGGAACCATTTTTGTCTCccatattttttatttctgaCTTTCTTGACTTTACACTcaccaaatattttaaaataaatgaaTCAATTTCCCTTCTTGAAACTTGAAATCCGTTAACGAAAAAGTTCTCGGAAAATCCTAATCTAATCAAATCgatatttgtttttgttcattttcaCATTTTTACACTTCGTAATATACGGTGCTTGATAGTGAAAAATTGTAAATTGATTGTTTTGCTACGTATATTaatgttataagttataacaacaTCAAACGAATTTTGATGACGTtgttgtatttatttatttatgtatttattATATCTTAGAAAACCATAATATATGTTGTATCACCGTCTTGACTGTCGGAGTGGAGAAGATGATAAGAATTCTTCTTTGCAGGAGATAAAGACGCGGTCGGTTCTTTTAGTAGCTAGCTGGCCTTATCTTTCATATCAAGATTCTTCCTTGTACTATCTCAGCTCTCCTACCTAGTCTAAACTCTATTAATTGTTGAGAGCTCTCAGTGCCTCTCAATACTATATACACATTAATTCTTTCTCCTTAGAGGCTAGTTTATTAATTTATTCATGGTTTCTACGTACAATATGGAATAACATCATATGATTACGCATCTATTATTTGTTTATATGAATAATATGACAGCTAATCATGATCAGCTCCATACGCCTTCATGCCATAGCTAGCTTGCCTAAAGCTGATCCGACTCCAATCTAATTCAAATCATTCTTTTCCCATTTATACATGTAGCTCAATGAGAGTGGAAGATATTAAAGGAGAGAGTCATATGTCAAGCAGTCTGATCATTGTTCTTCTAAGAGAATAATGTTACACAGACGTACCTACGTTGAACGATCATACTTGAATTTACCTTATGTTTCCTACCGAGAAATATTGAACCACCCTCGCACCCCTTAAACCTATGTCAGTCGGACTTTCTTGTTCGTCAAGCAATCCCATTCAAGCCATCATAGAAGTAGACGGAGTCCTTGGAGGCTTGGAGCCGTTTCTCAATAAAACGTTAAAGCAGCTTAAATTAATCGGCATCTCGGCCAAGCCAGAGAGGCTGCCAGTTACGCGGGCCCAAGCTATAGCTTTTCGCGGCTCCCCCTCCTTCCTTGGCGTTTACTTTACATAAGCCATAATGCGCGCGTAAGCGTTGAGCACCTACTTCTGATCTATTTAGTTCCTCAATCTCGATCTATATATATACTCCTTTGCCGTTCATTTCATTCCATTGATTCATTCATTTCCTATTTTTCACCCCAAAAAGCTTCTCCATACCTTCAAATTCATGATCATTAAGTTAATTAGATTGAACCATTGAGCAGCACCCAATGAAATACAAATATGGTCAATTTATAGCtagcattttttatttttttttggcatcaCTAAAATTTTGCTGTATACAATTATTCTTCAATATTTGAAGACGGAAGTGTATGAAATTACAAAAGAATGAATGTATAAGAAAGAATCCCAATCTACAATACAGTATCAATCGATTCAATGATTTCATTCCCCAGTATAAAAATCAAGAGGCTTCGAAATGTCAGGCAGCAGTAAGTAACGGGTCTAGTTATATAGTAGCACAGCTAATAACTGTAGAACTTTGAAATGAGATCGGAAAGCTCCATGTAGTGGGCGGAGGGGTTACTGGTttcaagaagatgaagaaggtaGTGGATCGGGGTGTAATGGAGTGTGCCATTTTGCCATGAAAACAATGAGGGACTAATTGGGGAGAGTAGATTTCCGCTTCAGTTctcttgtttatttttttatctgttTGAGGTTAGGGAGATTTGCTTACCCTAAGATTTAATATAAAGATTCTACTGCTTTTATAAACATGAGATTTTCATTTAGGTATATGGCGGATAGCGCTAGCTAGCTAgaattaacttaattaattaatcatgctTAAGCAGCTGGTGTTCATTGAGCACAGCAAGATCAGTCCAAGTGAAAGCACCGGTAGTATAAAACCCAGAACAGTAGTGTAGCATAGTATTAAAGGAGAAGAATAATGCATGTACTAACAAGAAAAGAACAATGATCAGGTTTTCCAAAAATAATTCATGGAAACCCTAGCATAGCTGGGGCTAGTAGTCCAAAGATGACTATTCCATTACCTTGTCTAAACTTTAATCGCTCCAATCCTTCACAACAATCCAGTACTGCCCAACTATAGATCGCCATTCAAAGTTGTACGTAAACAACTGCAGCAAGACCCCATAATCCCTCATATAATGTTCTTGAAAGTTAGCTCTGAATCAAAGAGCAAGAAAAGAGGAGCTATATATGCAAATTTAAAGTAGGTGTTTATACAAACTCTTATACCAATGACAAAGAAAAGATCAATATACGACAAGAAAGGATCCTTATAAAAACCTAGAAATCGATCCCGGTAATTCAACAAACCAAAAGTAATTTGATTCAGCTCTTCTACACTATACTTTTACACAAGAATCACAACTGCGTATAAATTGAAACGAATGTTGCTTAAAACCTAATAAGTACTAGCATTATTGCTACTAACTCATGCATTCTAATAGAAAATGCGTTATTCATAGCTAAAAATTTGTCAAAGATATAGTAATACTCATAATAAGTTCATTGTAGAAAAAGGTATAGAAACATGTGTTGGAGAGAAAATATCCCACATTAAAAAAGAGATAAAAGATAATATAACTTACAAGTGGGTGGATCACACCCAATTGTATCAAggtcttttgtgattaaaactcaacacctaacgggtggttaagttgggacaatatcggtacaataaTGGGCATGGGCCACGCTTATcgttgtttaacatggtatcagagcaggttcctCTCTAATTGTGTCTCCAACATGAGCTAGAGTTTGGGTTTCCTGCCATTGGCAAATtccgattggattgttaccaagtgttTGATACGGGCATTGGATTGTTATACTGACCATGTTGCCGATATGaaacttgtgtcccaatttctaaTGTGGGGATTGGATTTGCTAATTGATTTCAcatgcagacctagagttaggttgcacttGAGGGGGTGTGttagagaggaaagatcccacattctAACTGAACCTGTAGataaaatttacacttctaattgAACCTGTagataaaatcaaacatcatccTCAACTCCACAATAGTCAattgaaaatctgaaatttacaCTACAAGAATAAGTTAATCACACGACACTCATCACACGACACATCAgttttttctgtcgtctgagttagtcagacgacagattttttaaATCGGTTGTCTCATCTCTACTCATCCAACACTTGACCATTTCGTAAATTTGAGATATTTCAGACGACACTAACAAggatatctgttgtctgaataaccgaaaaaaaaaaaaacaaacaatcattaatttatatttattttttccccCTCTCAAAACACCCAAAACCTttccgccaaaaaaaaaaaaaaaaaaaaacacccaaaaccTAACCTAGCAGTAAACCCAATCGAGTTCCCTCCTTAGCTGAAAATTTGggtcaactctctctctcggccTCCCTCCGACTCACCATCGCTCTCACCCTCAATCACCATCGCTTTCGGCCTCCCTCCGACCCTCCGACTCACCATTGCTCTCTCCCTCAATCACCATCGCTCTCGGCCTCCCTCCGACTCATCATCGCTCTTACCCTCAAATTAGTTGGTTTGATAACGTTCACTCCTCCAAATTAGTTGGTTCGGTGATTGATCAAATCTTGATAGAGTTTGGTTCTTCTTGATACCGTTACCTCTTCGATATTATCAGGTATGGTTATTGATGAAAGCTTGACAGAGTTTGGGTCTCTTTTGATGGAGTTTGGATTTCTATTTCCCATTAGACCTGACAAAATCGTTTTCcttttgggattttgttgttCATTGAGCACACAGATAAACAGAGGGATATGAGAATTGGGGaaggaggaaaaaaagaagaagaagaagaagaagaagaagaagaagaagagagattaGAAACTCTTACTTGCTTGCTCGAGAGAAAACAAGTGGactgtattttttttaatctcctCAAATTTTCTGATTGAAGCTGTTTATGAGTTTTGTATTCAAGTGATTTTTTTCTCAGAAGATTTGTGTTTTAGGTGTGGGTTAT contains these protein-coding regions:
- the LOC112175974 gene encoding protein SMALL AUXIN UP-REGULATED RNA 10, translated to MRSIVKKLLFCGAKGFPSISHSDDSRVVPVPQAGHVRVYVGRDINMMCKFEIEANYLNHPLFRSLLQLSADQEFGYSYDGALRIACDVDLFHYILHLLDTSNPSAHYMELSDLISKFYSTSATVTTLAKTA